GACGGAGAACAGATTCGTGAATCCATCACCATCTCTTGCTTATGTATCACTTCGAATGTATTTTAGATAATTCTTCCCATTAGAAAAGGCAGAGAAACCTTAAGCTCTATCCTAGAATGCAGCCAGCTGTAAGTATTTGAACCAGTCAGAAGGTTGTTCGTGGTTGCCGAGTACAATAAGGAGTTGAGACTGCAAGTTGTTGCTGTTTTCTAGGAAGGAATCAAGGTCTCTAACAGCCCTCATCGTAAGCATTGGCTTTTTGCAGAAAGGTGGCGGAAAAAACACTCCAGTTTGTTGAGGTCAATACTTGCCATCAGGGAAGCCCATGTATTCTATTTCCATGGCGCTTTAGATGGATGATAGAAGAGGGGAGCAGCAAAGGAATAGAAATGAGAGAAAAGAGCAAGAGGAACAAAGGCATAGGTCTTGATCAAGAGCCTTCATTGAAGAGCATTAACTCAAGAACGATGCATAACAATCCAAGACCTCATCCTAAaagactagccggaagttattatttggattaTTTGATCATATATAAATATTCAACACCTCCACGACAAATAACTAATGTCAGATTAAATATACGCTCTGACATACTTTCATCATTCAAGCTCTGACATCTTCGTCAGATTAAGAGttcaaaattcattcaaatctaatcataagcaccaCGATCGATTTATGGTCAACCTCTATAAATCCGTGCGGCAGTTTTCTTTAATCCATAGGCTATGAGCTAAGttagctctgatactatttataacaattcagaatctctctctttctataaaaaaaagccaaaaattattatttaatttttctaaattttatataaatactaaaaaaatttaaaataaataggatgtgagactaaatacataAATTCTTACCTGTCAGCAAGTAACCTCCGTCCAACTCTTGTGAGGCGGAAAAAAAGACCACCTCCGTCTCCTCTCCGTTTTTCAGCGCGCCCGGCTCTTAAAGCGGACACGTGGACGGCACAGCGCTCTAACCCCTTCCCTCCGCCCGAACCCCAGGCCCCAATCCTCTTTTCCTCAGCAGCAAGCGATGTCGTTGAGACAACTCCGGAGAAGGAGCACCGCCCTCCTCCGCGACGGCGGCCTCCTCCAGGCGCtgcgcgccgagctcagccacgagctctcctcctcctctcctcagTCCCAGGTATCACCAAATCGATAAACAAACAAACACCATAAATCCCGAAAGAACAAAAAGACCCAACAAACCCCAGTACTGGCGATGAACGTTGAGCTTCTTGGCAGGGCCATCAAGTTGGGAGCTCGGTCATGGGTTTCAAGTTGGAGTGGGACGACCCCCGCGCCCAGGACGTGGTCCTTCGACGGCACGGCGATGCCGAAGGCGAGGAAATTGCGGTGTCGGCGATGCTTGGCCCTTTGCGGTTCGATGGAGAGCACGCGCTGCCAAGGAATGCTCGGATGAAGGTTTGCATCAAGAAGATTGGACTTGAGCCCGTCTTGCATTTTGATTGTAGCATCTTTCGTCGACAAGCTGAGGAGTTGGTGGATGGTTTTGGGTATGGTAGTTCCGATTTTGCTGTCAAGGGGGCTTATTATCATCCGTCAGTTGGTTCTTTGGGAGTTTACAAGTATAGAGGACCCAGATTCAGGTAACCCTTAAAATCAAATCCTTGATTAAATTTATAATCTTGTTTGGATTTTAATGGTTTGGATGTTCTTTCCGATGCAATCATAATGGATTACAATCATGTTTCGGTATTGCAATTTGGTTAACTGAGTTAGTTTTTTGTTTTGGAATAGTATTTAATTTGTGAAGTTGGAGGTGTATTTTTAATCGATCGTTGTGGCAGTTATACTTAAACAGCCTCATAGAAAACATCACAGAAATATTGCTTCTAAGCAAACCATGAAGAGAgcaggtcaacaagaaatttaATTCCATTTGGTTGGGCATGGAACTGGAATTTGGATCCACTTAGTGAATAATGCAGCTCTACTATGCTTAATATTGGAGCTAACCACATTAAAGTTCTATCTGGTTTGGTTAGTATAGGGTCAATTAGACCCTGGCTATGTGAAGACAAAGTGACCAACCTATTTCATTGATGGATCGAATGTGCGCGCAAATTCTTGGGCAAAGCTTTTCATAGGAATTGGTGTACACCATGCTGATGTACCTTAGACCTGAGCTCATAGGAGTACAAGATAACAAACATTAACCTACAATACTTGTCCAATCAATAGGTAATCTGCTTGGTTCATGAATGTACAAACTATCAAGAAGCTGGTAATCAGTTTTACTTGGGAATATGGTGATAGTTGACAAAAAGTAGTGTCAGTTTTAGTTAAAAGAGCATTGTGGTACAAGAATGAGAAAGACAAAAGAGGATATGAAGAGAGGAGATGAGGAGATTTACCTCGTGAGATCCATGGCAAGATGAGATGATGCATGCATTAGACTCGAATATGATTAATTCTTAAAATATTCTCTCTTCTACCAATCCATTATTAGGTTCTCCTTTAGATTTTTAAATTAATCAAAGACTTTAATTTGGCTATTGATTTTCATTAACTAAACTAATATGTAATAAACCTTTCTAGCATTATTGAAGGATATTTAAAAGGAGAGAAATGATTATATCTCTGAGTTATTCATAGTTAATCAACCCCTTCCAAAATTCTTGAACCAATAATCTAGAGTTGGAGTCAGAAACAATGACTTGTAAGAGAAGATAAAGACAAGTAAAAAATTGATAAAATATTCCAAAATCTAAAACTCTTTTCTTAATACAATATAACAAACTAAAGTTATAATTTTCATAACATGCTATTATATAAGTAATTAATGTATTGAGAAGTGTTTTAGAGGGTTTTAACATGATTTTCCTTTTATATATAAGATGTAGGATTATAGGTCATgaaattatgaaccaaaatagTAAAATATGCTCTTTAAATTGTCATGGTCCATTTGATTTAACGTAAAATGAGAGTCTAGTTGTAAGTGAGGGTCTTATCCTCACTTAGTTGATGTTATTTTTGTTCTTgttgtcgtcgtcgtcgtcattTGCATCATCATCATTCTTGTTGTTATTTGGTTccattttggaaaagcttgtttTGAGTTGGAAAAGCTTTTCTGTGATTAAGGTTGGCCTTCTATACCTATGTGTATTTGAGAAAACTGTTGTTACAAGATGTATTTGAGTTCTATAGTTGCAATAATcagttgtttttcatttatcatGACAGATTGATTTTCTTAAGACTAAAAGCTTTGGATTTATTGatgaaaattattaattttttttagatgcACATGGAGGCTATCCATGCGGGCCTTGTTTTATTTTTGTGTTTCAGCTCTATGATAGATAGAAGCGCTTTGGGTTAAAATAATGCCATAAGCTATATCCTTTTATAACTGAAATATGATTTCATTCAAGTATAATCTATCTCTAGCTGCAATATATTTAGCATTGTTACATCGATTTTGTATTAGAGCAGTAGGATTCTCCAAAAAGTCTGGTTTCAGATATCTGCTGTAGCATGTAATTCGAAAATGTCAATCATGAGAGAAGGCTTAATAGGTGCGAGGCTAAAACACATCAAGAATATGGTTGATGAAGAAGCTATTTGAGGTTATTAGAATATTGATGATTTCTTTCGATGATTCTCcttgaataaattaaaatggtgAGTGAAGAGGCAAAAAAGCAAGATATGACCATTGCCAGAATCGTGAGAGAAACATTCTAAGAAGCCTGAATCGAAATTTGAAATCCTCATTAGAGCATCCTGTAGATTTAGAGGAGATCTAGCTCCTCAGTTAGTTATTTAGTTTTCAAGTACGGAAAAGGTTAGATGTTATCACCTGCAAATTTCTACCAAAAATTGAATATAAATTGCTGTTAAAATTGTGGATACCCATGCTTTTGTTACTAAAATGAGTTTGTGGCCTGGGGGATGGTGTAGGTCATAAACCAAACTGAGTTATatacatttctttcttttaattcaAAGTTTGATTTCAATGAGATATATTTTCACTATGTATCTTGTCATTTACCTTCTCATGGCACCAGTTTGACAGTTTCTTGATGCATGAAGTAAGCTTCCTATGCACCAATACATGCCATTTTCCAAGGTCCCAGATAATCATAGCATTtgcattttgatttttttttttcaaatttgatgTTTTGTGCTGTGGGAACTTAACCTAAGTAGCCTTGTTCTCTAAGGAGCTGTTTGCTGGATGAGTTTTGCTAAAACAGGTTTATACAGAAAATGAAATAAATGAATTCAGCAAAAATTCTGTTTGATTGTTTTCCATAAATCCTGTTTTATCTAAACTAACAGGTCATAAAACCTGAAAAAACAAGTTGTATGAGAAAAAGGCCCCTccctattttctataaaaattgtTTTACAAGGAAACAAGTTTTGTGAttatttgttaataaaaaaatcttaCAAGCAACTAAACCACCGCTAACTTTTGATCCTTGTAAACATGTATATGCACTCTCCTTTTGGTCTGGTGCACAAAATAACATCTTCGCCTTTTGTGTTTATGAAAATCTGTTGCTTGTGTGCAAGCAAAGGCTGCAATCGGAATAGGTGGATGAAACTTTGAGACTTTGAACTGCAACAAATGAACAATTTCTGATTGTCCAGAATGGGTAGTGATATGTCTATTCCATGAGACATGATGCAGCCTATGACATGCATTGCGTTTGAACTTCGCATCACCATTTATAAGGTTCGTCTAGACCAATAAATCATTTCTTAAAGaaagaataggaaaaaaaaagttgaaggTGAGGTGTTGAAACATTCTCAAGACCTTTTCAGTGCCATGGGAATTTGGATGGTACGACGATTAGATTCTGGCAAAGCAATCAATATAGAAAGTTGGTACAAGAGCATAATAGTAGATCGGAATAAACAGTAAATGGGTAAAGGGAATCCTATAAACTAGAAATAGATGACAACCCACCCTTTTAGTGTTGAACAAAGTGACAATTAACTAAAATACCAACAACCCATACACACCCACGGGCTTTAGTGTAACTAGTAGGTGATACGTACTACCCGTGTTTTAAAATGCAGTGCATAAGGCTGCATATGCTGGTGCGTTCCTTGACCCAATCACTTGCCTATATGCAATCACTTGACATGGTCATACCTCATATAGGTTGAAAAGGTGGTCATTTTAGCATTATTTGGCCATATATGTAGCTTAATTAGCATCTTACGGCTGCATATGTAGCCCATTTAGCATTATGAGGCCAAACATGTGGTCCACTCTTATGCAGGCCTTCATGGATAGAGCGTGCATAAACTAATAGTTAGGTTGGATGGGGGTTTCAATTACATTATAACTGTTGCTATTAAGTTCTGAGTACTAATTGTTAGTTGTTATTGTTATTAACATTCATATTATCCAAAAAATACATGCTATCATTATTGGTGTTTGTAGGGTActtaatatatgttattttttataaaacccCTATGGCATTTGCATTATCGCATACTGCTTTTATTGGCTTTAGAACAACTTAGGAGCACTTTCTAATATTAGATCGGAGATAGAAAATGTGTAGCCACCACAGGTCCTTAGACAAATAAATATCAGCCAGCTTCTTTGTTCTTCATTTATCATTAAATCAAATAAGAAAAAGTGAGAAAAAGGTGTCATAATTAACGTAACCCTTCAGGACTCTGGGTAAAATGAAGTTACGTGGATCAAACTACTTCAAACGAAGTGTTTTAAGTGAGTATTCTAGCTGACTTATTTAGGTAGAGGATATACATCTCTTGAAAGTACCTTTTTAGTGGCCTTAGTGCCACATAAAATTAAGGACCATATGACCCTAGTATGGCTGATCATCGGCTTTTGGTGATGGAGGGTAACTGAGAGACCAGTAAAAAGGTATGAATGCAGAAACAAGAATTTCATGTTCTATCCTTGACGCTCAATTTTATTGCTCTTACAaggggaaggggagggggggggggacttCAGTTTTGCTTTAGATTGAGCAGGTTTCTCAGTGATTACCAGTGAGCTGGTTGTTAGGTCCTGGTGAAAGTCTAGTGAGTTATGATGGAAAAGGTGCTATAATAAAGGGGCATCAATGAGAAGCTAGGGATGCATGATTTGTCTTCTTATATTGGGGCTTGAATATATAAGTTACTATACAAAGTATATACGTACATAAAGAAAACACACGCAAATATGTTGTTCATAAAAATGTTAATCTCTTCTCTTGAGATTAACATATTATATAAGCACATGCCATGTAAAAGAGGTAACTTTGATGCACAGAATAAAATATcaataattatagattaattaaaGGCCTAGTTTAAATAGAAGGATAGGGATTTCTGGGACTAGGATCACTTTTTTATCTTCAAAAAAATAGTTAATCTTGGATAAATTGGTATAAGTCTTGAGTTATGTCTGCATAAAATTTCACTACGCCATGATTATGTAGTATTAaggaatatatttttatttttgcagatAGATGGATAGAGACAGAGGGAATGTAGTATAGTTAGTACTGCATGTGCTTTTTGGTTAAAAAGACAAACATGCTGCTGCCTTTTATATTATTAATTGCTAGATTTTTTGGTGACTTCAAAATTAAGGTGAGGGTAAGAAGACTAAGATAGCTCTGGTGTACCATATCTATTGAACAGATCATACCAGGAAGAGTTTTTGATGACTTCAAAATATCAGGTGGATGAAGAAGACTGAGGTAGCTCTGCTTCATCATATCTATGGAACAGATTCCAAGATTGAGTCCACTGACCAGAACTGTTGAGTGTAATAACG
The Phoenix dactylifera cultivar Barhee BC4 chromosome 3, palm_55x_up_171113_PBpolish2nd_filt_p, whole genome shotgun sequence DNA segment above includes these coding regions:
- the LOC103706303 gene encoding uncharacterized protein LOC103706303, with translation MSLRQLRRRSTALLRDGGLLQALRAELSHELSSSSPQSQGHQVGSSVMGFKLEWDDPRAQDVVLRRHGDAEGEEIAVSAMLGPLRFDGEHALPRNARMKVCIKKIGLEPVLHFDCSIFRRQAEELVDGFGYGSSDFAVKGAYYHPSVGSLGVYKYRGPRFSSLDPQLQSGLKEYLVTRGIGIELTSFLIEHLHRKEHNQYVNWLRTLEGAYAKDA